In the genome of Olsenella profusa DSM 13989, one region contains:
- the mrdA gene encoding penicillin-binding protein 2, translated as MVSPIVIVIIVLVVLLVALIAAFLLLGRRSDEHFKLDIGGGVPTASGGSDTSSESGFKSRLSGLHVFSGSILAILLARLWSMQLVSQDEYSAQAERNRTRTISVTAPRGRILDRNGKELVTNRASLCVVAKSDVADNDMTVTLLANLIGMPPTAVRRNIQDATGGAQSMRTVAQDVSRRVVAYIEAHPHVFPDVEVVQRTQRLYPRGSLAAHVLGYTGAITSDQVKAMGSSDDGSIAYEMGDTVGQAGVEYEYESVLQGVKGEQNVYVDADGTVLSYASAVDPRAGSDVTLTIDADIQAAAEKALSDRISKLRAQHSDCNGGSCIAMDVTTGEVLAMASYPTYSPNIFVGGISADDWDALSSDAANNPLLNRAISGQYPSASTIKPLTALAALKNGIATPESSYYCTGYWTGFGSGYGQYCWKKTGHGAVNVQTGITYSCDVVFYEIGKGFYYSDDPEALQDTLRQWGLGSREGIDLPNEGYGRVPTPEWKEEYFSSSSADARAWQGGDDTNLAIGQGDLLVTPLQMACVYAGLSLSGIVWKPHLLKSVRSDVGSGSVIAYRNQVNYQIDVDKTYIDLVHAGLKGVIYDESEAQASHFTNLSVQVAGKTGTAEVTNGTPTGWFVAYCPIDNPQYVVAATIEHSGYGSDGALYVVRDVLGTIYGEPDTSTAVDSSGVR; from the coding sequence ATGGTGAGTCCCATCGTCATCGTCATAATCGTGCTCGTGGTTCTCCTCGTGGCGCTCATCGCGGCCTTCCTCCTCCTGGGGCGCCGCTCAGACGAGCACTTCAAGCTGGACATCGGCGGCGGTGTTCCCACGGCGTCGGGCGGCTCCGACACCTCCAGCGAGTCGGGCTTCAAGTCACGTCTGTCGGGGCTGCACGTCTTCTCTGGCTCCATTCTCGCGATCCTGCTGGCACGCCTGTGGTCCATGCAGCTTGTCTCCCAGGACGAGTACAGCGCACAGGCCGAGAGGAACCGTACGCGCACCATCTCGGTCACGGCACCGCGCGGCCGCATCCTCGATCGCAATGGCAAGGAGCTGGTCACCAACCGCGCCAGCCTCTGCGTCGTCGCCAAGTCCGACGTGGCTGACAACGACATGACCGTCACCCTTTTGGCCAACCTCATTGGCATGCCCCCCACGGCCGTGCGCCGCAACATCCAGGACGCGACGGGTGGCGCGCAGAGCATGCGCACGGTGGCACAGGACGTCTCACGTCGCGTCGTTGCCTACATCGAGGCCCATCCGCACGTGTTTCCCGACGTGGAGGTCGTGCAACGCACGCAGCGGCTCTATCCCAGGGGCAGCCTTGCGGCGCATGTGCTCGGCTATACGGGCGCCATCACGTCCGACCAGGTGAAGGCCATGGGCTCATCAGACGATGGTTCCATAGCGTACGAGATGGGGGACACCGTCGGCCAGGCGGGCGTCGAGTATGAGTATGAGAGCGTGCTCCAGGGTGTCAAGGGCGAGCAGAATGTCTATGTGGATGCCGACGGCACCGTCCTCAGCTATGCCTCTGCGGTCGACCCACGCGCGGGCTCCGACGTGACGCTCACCATCGACGCAGACATCCAGGCCGCGGCCGAGAAGGCGCTGTCGGACCGGATCTCCAAGCTGCGCGCCCAGCACTCCGACTGCAACGGCGGCAGCTGCATCGCGATGGACGTCACCACGGGCGAGGTGCTTGCCATGGCAAGCTACCCCACGTACTCCCCAAACATCTTCGTGGGTGGCATCTCGGCGGATGACTGGGATGCGCTCTCCTCGGATGCGGCGAACAACCCACTGCTCAATCGTGCCATCTCCGGCCAGTATCCCTCGGCATCGACCATCAAGCCCCTCACGGCGCTGGCAGCCCTCAAGAACGGCATCGCCACGCCTGAGTCATCCTATTACTGTACGGGGTATTGGACGGGCTTTGGCAGTGGCTATGGCCAGTACTGCTGGAAGAAGACCGGGCATGGCGCCGTCAATGTGCAGACGGGCATCACCTACTCCTGCGACGTCGTCTTCTACGAGATCGGCAAGGGGTTCTACTACTCGGACGACCCGGAGGCACTGCAGGACACCCTGAGGCAGTGGGGGCTGGGCTCGCGTGAGGGCATAGACCTTCCCAACGAGGGCTACGGGCGCGTGCCCACGCCCGAATGGAAGGAGGAGTACTTCTCCTCGTCATCCGCGGACGCCCGCGCCTGGCAGGGTGGTGATGACACGAACCTCGCCATCGGCCAGGGTGACCTGCTCGTGACGCCGCTCCAGATGGCCTGCGTCTATGCGGGGCTCTCTCTGAGTGGCATCGTCTGGAAGCCCCACCTGCTCAAGTCCGTGCGTTCCGACGTGGGGTCGGGGAGCGTCATTGCGTACAGGAATCAGGTCAACTACCAGATAGATGTCGACAAGACGTATATCGACCTCGTGCATGCCGGCCTCAAGGGCGTCATCTACGATGAGTCCGAGGCGCAGGCGTCGCACTTCACGAACCTCTCGGTGCAGGTTGCGGGCAAGACGGGTACGGCCGAGGTGACCAATGGCACGCCCACGGGATGGTTTGTGGCGTACTGCCCCATCGACAACCCCCAGTATGTCGTCGCTGCCACCATCGAGCACAGTGGCTATGGCAGCGACGGTGCGCTCTATGTGGTGCGTGACGTTCTTGGTACCATATACGGTGAGCCCGACACCTCGACGGCCGTCGACTCGAGTGGGGTGAGGTAG
- the mreC gene encoding rod shape-determining protein MreC, with the protein MAFFGSGRDEAPGIKRRDSGSGGRLFIMLVIVSLVMFTMSVREDGSGALTTVRGAFMTVTTPIRIVGSVASLPFQGLGNVFSNLTANQESLSDLRAENERLASRNAELEEEAQAATRLQQLLELKNAYNLQSQAARIISASTDSWTRTVVIDRGTSSGLAVGMPVTDAGGAIGQIIECDAASSTVRLVTDENSDVSAMVQSSRAQGMLKGSTDGTLHLTLISTDQTVNVGDTIVTSGLGGVFPKGLPLGKVASVNRSDGALYYDIEVTPASSTENFEEVLVITSLTEEQEASSQDIAEADSQDAAVVGGDSSGSDSPASPGASGTDAASGPKRTSGQ; encoded by the coding sequence ATGGCTTTCTTTGGCTCTGGGCGTGACGAGGCACCAGGGATCAAAAGGCGCGATTCGGGATCAGGTGGCAGGCTGTTCATCATGCTTGTCATCGTGTCCCTCGTCATGTTCACGATGAGCGTGCGCGAGGACGGCTCGGGTGCCCTCACCACCGTCCGCGGTGCCTTCATGACGGTCACGACGCCCATTCGCATCGTGGGCTCCGTCGCGTCCCTTCCCTTTCAGGGCCTCGGCAACGTGTTCTCCAACCTGACCGCGAACCAGGAGTCGCTTTCCGACCTCAGGGCAGAGAACGAGAGGCTCGCGAGCAGGAATGCCGAGCTCGAGGAGGAGGCACAGGCAGCCACGCGCCTGCAGCAGCTCCTCGAGCTCAAGAACGCGTACAACCTTCAGAGCCAGGCCGCTCGCATCATCTCTGCGTCCACGGACTCCTGGACGCGCACGGTCGTCATTGACAGGGGGACGAGCTCGGGCCTGGCCGTGGGCATGCCCGTCACCGACGCGGGTGGTGCCATCGGCCAGATCATCGAATGCGATGCGGCCTCCTCGACGGTACGCCTCGTCACGGACGAGAACTCGGACGTCTCGGCCATGGTGCAATCCTCACGCGCCCAGGGCATGCTCAAGGGGTCCACCGATGGCACGCTGCACCTCACGCTCATCTCCACCGACCAAACGGTCAATGTGGGGGACACGATCGTCACGAGCGGGCTGGGTGGGGTGTTCCCCAAGGGGCTGCCCCTTGGCAAGGTCGCGAGCGTCAACCGTTCCGATGGCGCGCTCTACTATGACATCGAGGTCACCCCGGCCTCGTCGACGGAGAACTTCGAGGAGGTTCTCGTCATCACGTCGCTCACCGAGGAGCAGGAGGCCAGCTCGCAAGACATCGCCGAGGCCGACTCCCAGGATGCGGCCGTCGTGGGTGGCGACTCGTCCGGCAGCGATTCCCCCGCGTCCCCGGGTGCGTCGGGGACGGATGCCGCCTCGGGCCCCAAGCGCACGTCGGGACAGTAG
- the mreD gene encoding rod shape-determining protein MreD, whose amino-acid sequence MQVNDSNKHRHDGLILAIVCLVLQVGFAPYLSVANGHINFAFIYCAIVSLTVGGRFGVALGFVAGLVFDLCTTGPIGLMALLLTIAAFLMGMESRNRLQDDTSAAIILFVIVCAAVSLAYNLAMLLVGQAASVVDMFVYRSLPTFFLTCIAFIPFAYLFSRGPSHHGPLGARHTRHSGRYSLGRL is encoded by the coding sequence GTGCAGGTCAATGACTCCAACAAGCATCGACACGATGGCCTCATCCTCGCCATCGTGTGTCTTGTGCTGCAGGTGGGATTTGCGCCCTACCTCTCCGTCGCCAACGGGCACATCAACTTCGCGTTCATCTACTGCGCCATCGTCTCGCTCACCGTTGGTGGCCGCTTTGGCGTGGCGCTCGGCTTTGTGGCCGGCCTCGTCTTCGACCTCTGCACGACAGGTCCGATCGGCCTCATGGCGCTGCTGCTCACCATCGCCGCGTTCCTGATGGGGATGGAGAGCCGCAACCGCCTGCAGGACGACACCTCCGCCGCCATCATCCTCTTTGTGATCGTGTGCGCCGCCGTGAGCCTCGCCTACAACCTCGCCATGCTCCTCGTGGGCCAGGCTGCCTCCGTGGTTGACATGTTCGTGTACCGCAGCCTGCCCACCTTTTTCCTGACGTGCATCGCCTTCATACCGTTCGCGTACCTCTTTTCGCGTGGCCCCTCCCACCATGGCCCCCTTGGTGCCCGGCATACGCGCCATTCGGGCAGGTACAGTCTGGGTAGGCTCTAG